In the genome of Paraburkholderia azotifigens, the window TTTTTCGTTGGACTTCTAACCGAACACTTAGATTGAAGATCGCGTCGTCATTCGCACGTCGCTGAGTCGCTACCGGTCGCATCTTTGCTCGCCGGCGCTGTGCTCATGCGGTGCAGTTTTCGTCCTTCGTTGCACCGCTTCACAGCATCTTGCGCGCCATCCAGAGATTGGCCAGGGCGAACTGCGTTTCGATGTGCGCTGTGTTCTTGGCCAGTCCCCGATACCTCGCCTTCAGATATCCAAACTGGCATTTCAGTACGCGAAACGGGTGCTCCACCTTCGCTCTCACGCCCGCCTTGAGCCGCTCGATCTTGTTGTAGATCCTGTCCAGCCGCTTTTTCTTGTCCAGCTTGTTTCGCTTGCTCGGTCTCATCGCGACGTACCACTGGACCGCACCCGTTTCGCCTCGCTTCTCGATGCCCACATAGCCCGCATCGGCAAACGCAACCTTCTCTTTGCCATGCAACAGTTCATGCGCCACCGTGATGTCATGAACGTTCGCCGGCGTGCACTTCACGGTATGCACCAGCCCCGACTCCACATCGACTCCGATATGCGCCTTCATGCCGAAGTACCAGCTGCCACCTTTTTGCGTCTGACGCATCTCCGGGTCTCGCGTGCCGGGCTTCTTCGTCGAATTGGGTGCCGAAATCAATGTCGCATCGACTGCTGAGCCCGCCTTGAGCATCAGGCCTTTCGCCTGCAGGATCTCGTTGACCGTCGCCAGTATTCTGATCGACAGTTCATGGGCCTCAAGCAGGTGGCGGAATCGCAGGATCGTGCTCTCGTCTGGCAGCCGTGTCATGCCCGTGCCCAGGAGCGCGAACTCCCGATACAGCGGGATGTCGTGTAGCGCCTCCTCCATCGCCGGGTCCGAGAGACTGAACCACTGTTGCAGGAAGTGAATGCGCAGCATCGTCTGTATGGGAAACGGCGGGCGCCCAGTCTTGCCTTTGGGATAGTGTGGCTCGATGAGAGCGATCAGTTTCTGCCACGGCACCACGCGAGTCATCTCGTCGAGAAACTCGCGCTTGCGGGTACGTTTCGTTGACAGATCCAGACCAAGACCAAGCTGTGTCATCACGCAACTCCTTTAACTATCCTGCTTCCAGGATAGTCAACCCTCACGGCAATGCCAGGACCTTTTGCAGAGATTCCCTTACAGCGATTACTTCATGAAATCCTTCGGCGTATCGCCCGGCTCGTGCTTGTGACGAAAGACAGACTGCTGCGCTTTGGGAGTGAGCTGCTATTTCTCATATGCGAGTTCTTTCACGCCGGGATCGTCGTTCTCGATGCGTTCCGGATGCCAGTCTCGAACAGCGGCTCACTGAAGACCTCGTCGAAATCCTGACCGTCTTATCGTTCCGAACTGGATGCCGAGTGCATATTTGGAAAACCGCCTGATTCGAAGAATTTCGTTACGCGGTAACAACTCAACTTTCGCCATACCGGATAGCATCCAAATACCGGAGGCGGGGCGACGTTACCACGCCGAACGGACGCTGCCGACGTTTAACTGTTTTTCGCGCTAGCAGCACTACGCTGTCGCCCTCGAATGTGAATGCGAGAGTGACGAGCCGGTGGCCTCGCTAACCGTGGAAGTCGGCGGCTATCAATATGATTGAGGACCTCTTTGCGGGCGATGGTGCGCGCTCTCCCGGTATTGACCCGAGGTTAATCGTCTCTGCAGAACGGGGAAAGGAGATTGCCGGCGGGCAAGTAGATGAATAGGAGTGCAGTTTGGTCACGTACGCGACGAGACTGTTCGCGCGAGGCAAGAAGCGGTCCAAGAGTATCTGAGTCATATCACGGCAGAAGCGAAGCAGACACTCATTCGATGCACTTTGAGAGCATGATTTGATATCATATTTCGATCCCCGCGCAGGTCTAGCGCTTTATCCGTCGGCGACCACGCAGTTCGCATTCCGTGAGTTTGCAATGACAGCAGGAAAGAATGGCTTTCTTGAGAGGGAGAGCGCGTCGTGAGGTGTCCACCTGTATTGGACGACGAGAAGACCAGGCTTGCGGCGCTAACAGCTTATGGCTTATCAGCAGATCAGGCGTTGCCTGATCTCGACCCTGTGGTCAACATTGCTGCCAGGGTCTTCAATATGCCCGTCGCGGCAGTGAACATGATCGGCGCGGACCATGTCTTCTTCGCTGCGAGCACTGGTTTATCGGCCGAGGATCTCGACATGCGTCGGGATGTTTCGTTTTGCGGGCATGCCATAGCGCATGACGGGGTCTTGGTCGTCCCGGACGCGACGCTCGATGAACGCTTCAACCAAAATCCGTTAGTCACAGGCTCAGCTGGAATACGGTTTTACGCGGGGGTTCCGCTGCGTTCACCCCAAGGACACGCAATCGGGGCCCTGTGCGTAATCGATCATAAGCCTCATCACGACTTCTCGCGCGACGACGAGGTCCGGCTCCGTGAACTGGCGCAGATGGCTGCAGATCGGCTGGAACTCCGTCGTGTCGAGGTTGCGGCGCATCAATCACCCGTAGGAGCAACTACCGAGCCAGAGGGGCACGATGAAGAAGTCGAAGTCCATCGACTGGCAAACACCGATACTCTCACCGGACTCCCCAACCGGCTATTCATTCGCCGGCAAACAGAAAAGTTGCTGGCTGGAACAGGGCGCGCGGGCGTAATCCTCCTCGATCTCGACGGCTTCAAGGAAGTCAACAATGAACTCGGCTGTCTGGCGGGCGATCATCTCCTTTGCGAAGTAGCTCAACGGCTGCTCAGGGTGACGGCTACTAACGGCACTGTCGCGCGGGTGGGTGGGGACGAATTTGTTATTTTGCTTGAAAACGAAATCAATCACGAACGCGCGATGTCTGTCGCGCGCTCGGCAATATCGGCTCTTGCCGGTCCAATCAGCGCAAATGGTCAAGAGGTTCGCGTCACCGCATGCTGTGGTGTAGCGATAGCGCCGTTCCATGCGGTTGAGGCGTTGGAGCTGATCAGCAACGCGGACCTGGCGCTGACGAGGGCGAAAAGTATCGGACGGGCGCAATCGTTTGTTTTTGTTCCTGAACTGCGGACGGAAGTGAGGGCGCGGCGACTTAATAATATCGAGTTGGATCGCGCGCTCAGCGACGGCGAGTTTGTGCTTTTCTATCAGCCGCAGGTCCTGCTTTCAGATGGCTCGCTGACTGGAGCTGAGGCGCTGATCCGCTGGTGGCATCCGCAGCGTGGGTTGCTTTCGCCGGCCGCCTTCTTGCCCGCGTTGGAGAGCGGTCCTCTCGCTTCAAGCGCGGGGTTGTGGGTATTGGATCAGGCCTGCGCGCAAGCTGCCTTGTGGCGAAGACGCGGTGCAGAAAATTTCCGTATTGGCGTCAATCTGTTTTCTATCCAGCTTCGTGTGGGTGACCTCGTCACCGATGTCATGTCAGCGTTGGAGAGGCACGGTTTGCCACCGGAAGCCCTCGAACTTGAGATAACAGAGAACACAGCCTTCGAACGAGATACGTGTGCGCTGGAAGCTTTACAGCGCTTGCGGCAATA includes:
- a CDS encoding putative bifunctional diguanylate cyclase/phosphodiesterase; translated protein: MDDEKTRLAALTAYGLSADQALPDLDPVVNIAARVFNMPVAAVNMIGADHVFFAASTGLSAEDLDMRRDVSFCGHAIAHDGVLVVPDATLDERFNQNPLVTGSAGIRFYAGVPLRSPQGHAIGALCVIDHKPHHDFSRDDEVRLRELAQMAADRLELRRVEVAAHQSPVGATTEPEGHDEEVEVHRLANTDTLTGLPNRLFIRRQTEKLLAGTGRAGVILLDLDGFKEVNNELGCLAGDHLLCEVAQRLLRVTATNGTVARVGGDEFVILLENEINHERAMSVARSAISALAGPISANGQEVRVTACCGVAIAPFHAVEALELISNADLALTRAKSIGRAQSFVFVPELRTEVRARRLNNIELDRALSDGEFVLFYQPQVLLSDGSLTGAEALIRWWHPQRGLLSPAAFLPALESGPLASSAGLWVLDQACAQAALWRRRGAENFRIGVNLFSIQLRVGDLVTDVMSALERHGLPPEALELEITENTAFERDTCALEALQRLRQYGVGVAFDDFGTGFASLSSLKRCPVSRLKIDRSFVQGMLGSKEDAAVVRAILGMARSFRVETVAEGVENEQQRKALWEMGCSEGQGYLFGRPLSAVQFDEIFRMGWQSLASQGNRAVPHDNDAQHHKTPSGTVSRS
- a CDS encoding IS5 family transposase, whose amino-acid sequence is MTQLGLGLDLSTKRTRKREFLDEMTRVVPWQKLIALIEPHYPKGKTGRPPFPIQTMLRIHFLQQWFSLSDPAMEEALHDIPLYREFALLGTGMTRLPDESTILRFRHLLEAHELSIRILATVNEILQAKGLMLKAGSAVDATLISAPNSTKKPGTRDPEMRQTQKGGSWYFGMKAHIGVDVESGLVHTVKCTPANVHDITVAHELLHGKEKVAFADAGYVGIEKRGETGAVQWYVAMRPSKRNKLDKKKRLDRIYNKIERLKAGVRAKVEHPFRVLKCQFGYLKARYRGLAKNTAHIETQFALANLWMARKML